The Brassica napus cultivar Da-Ae chromosome C1, Da-Ae, whole genome shotgun sequence DNA segment CCACCAAGCTTGGCATTTATCTTCAGGAAAACATTGGTATCCACCTACTATCTATACAATCAATTAGTTTACCatctaaaaacataaattcTCTTCGTTTGAAAAATCAAACGAATTTAGTTGTAAATACTATTTCTATTCATTGCCGTCTCTTTAAAAGGGACGCCAAGTCAGATTGCAAAAGTACCTTCTCCCTAACGAATGACTTGTATTGAATTGTGGTTTATTGGTAAGAATGTGGGCGATTAGCGTCAGTGACATGAATTGTTAATGCTTTCTGTTTAACTTATTGCCGGAGTGATAAATAAAAGACGCAGCAACTAAATAATCAAACAAATCCGGTGATGCTGTTGTCCCTAAAAGACCAGCGATACTTTTCATCTTCCTCTCTGTTCCCACAGAAAACACACAACAAATTGAGTCCTTCTAGAGAAATAGTTTGGAAACATAACGAAATTGATTTGTAtggaaaaaaagagagacaaaaAGAACTCACAGAAACTCATCCGAGACAGTATTTGTAGAGAAATAAATCAGAAAATACAGAAACTCAGCAGAGACAGAAGAGTTAAAAAATCTGACAAGGGACGGTAGAAAAAAGAAGATCGTCGGAGGAGGATGGCAAAGAAACAGAGAGATAAGAAGCAAGGGAGATAATGGGAGAAAACCACAAATAAATCTAGAAACCTAGTACAATCTCTTCAATATATAACAATCTGAAACGACGCGACACTTGAGAGCAGAGGAGAGTTGGATATGAGAATCTGCAATTTGTTTAAGAGCGCCTTTGAAGAGCTCTGACTTGTGGGATGAAGACGTCTATtagaatagattttttttttgtagaaatatTTCAAAGTTGTAACGTAGTATAGTAGTGGTTCATATGATCATATCtgcttttttttattgttttttcattAATGAACATAAATTGCGAGATTACCCTCGTCTTCTTCCTCCCGAAATTCTCTGCAAATCTTAACAAATGCCGCCGTCAACTGTTTTTAACAATGAGCAAATTGATTTAATGGAAAGGAGAGAGGGCCAGGGGAACAATGAACGATCAGCAGCCACAAGGGTTCACCGAATTATTTTGACGGGTTTGGATGTGGAGGGAActgagaaaagaaaaatccagCAAGAGACAATGAGCGAGAGAGAATCTGATGAATAAACTACAAGAAAATTTCCAAACTTGTAcaatctattctattaataagtTTGTGAAAAGAGACTCCTAAGGCAGATGACGACGGTTCTGCAGTTTGTGTAAAAAGGCGTCATTGAGGAGTTATGAACTGGTGACCATTGATAACCTGGCTCGATGACGTCATTACCCTTTATCTTAAACAAAATTAGGTTCATTGgatcatattttcaaaataaactcGACCATTGgatgctaatttttttttcctataaaaaaaaaatgacatcagcagttaaataaatctggtttgctattatatatagataaggAATTTCATACTTTTTTTGTTTGGCTGTTGAGTCGGTAGATTGATCTCAATCTCCACAAAATGTTACAATACTCAAAGTGAAATTTGAACTCAATCTGTGATGTTGCTTTacgtttcatttttttttttaatttctttttacatATAGAAGTGGCTCATCTGGAGCATATAGGAGTATATATGAGCTCCATCCATAAGCACAATCCAATATATGACATATCTAATTGCTTTTTATATTGCGAAGAGCGATCTTAAATCGATTAGGTCTTATCTAATTGCTTTTTATATAGGCTAAGAACTTATATAATTTCTAATTAAGCTAAACAaagaataattttatatgattaaaagtgaaaaatgtttttttatacttttcttTAAGGGAACAGATTTAAACAGTAGTGAATATGCATGAATTCAAATTATTAACTTAGTGATAGCAAACAACAAAGATTAATCAAAGTATCTATCCAGATCAAAAGGTACATCGATAAATATTCTACACCCTATAAAGCTAATTAACATTCTCCTCAAGTTGGAAATATACATGCATCATATTGAAGGTACCAACTTGTGCATATTATacatcttttcttcttttttttgtcaactatccATTTTATTGGATCAAGTTATGGTCAGATATGATGTTTCTTCGAGAAACACGGTTAAAAATAGCACGCCTCTGATTCTACATGTTTTTGCTAACGTATCCGTCCAAACATTTCTACTACTAGAAATGTGGAACAGACTCACGCTCTCAAATCCctcatattatacattttttatattcttaaaaaGAAACGAAACAAGGAATCCAAGGATGAAGATGAACATTAGAGATCAAACCCCTTCTTTATCAAACTTTATCTTATCTTAAAggttgatttaaaaatatatagttttgtttggttgaaatatatatattgttggcTTAAGCTTGGAGTTAGCTTGAACCACAAGCTATCCTAATCCTAATTGTTATGATTATCTATAAAAGATTAGGAAATATTGAAAGTGTTATTACTAATAGGATTAGGAGTTGTCtagtcttatatatattgatgcTTATGTTGTTGAATTACTTACAGATTGTGTGAGTGATTAGCTTTAGTCTTGAATTGTTTTTACTAAAGCTTTGAGTGATTAATAAGAGAAGGACTTCTTGTTAAAGTGATTGAGATTCtataattggtatcagagcctactATTGCTATCAAAATTGTGAGACATTACTAAGAAGATAACCACCATGGCCGATGTAAAAGACGAACCAGAGACAAGCAACAAAGAAACGGGACCCTCGTCCATCAAGTTTTCAATGCTGACTTCTTCAAACTACACTGTTTGGGTTATGAGGATGAAGATCGCCCTCAAGGTTAACAAAGTTTGGGAAACCATTGATCATGGCAACAAGCATGAAGAGAAGAACAATATGGCTATTGCTTTAATATTCCAATCTATACATGAGGCGTTAACGTTGCAAGTTGGAAACTTTGACACAGCCAAGGCAGTGTGGGACGCGATTCATGTTCGTCACATTGGAGCCGAGAGAGTACGAGAAGCACGACTACAAACACTAATGGCTGATTTCGATAAACTTAAGATGAAGGAAGAAGATAGCATCGATACCTTCATTGGCAAGCTAACCAAAATCTCATCAAAATCAGCTTCTCTTGGAGAAATCATAGAAGAACCAAAATTTGTCAAgaaattctttaaaaatctgCCAAGGAGGAAGTACATACACATGGTTGTATCCCTTGAACAAGTTTTGGATCTTAATACACCGAACTTTGAAGATATAGTCGGGAGATTAAAAGTGTACGAGGAGAGGATaagcgaggaagaagaagagcatgACGATCATGGGAAATTAATGTATGCTAGCAAAGCTCAACAAGAAAAACTACGCAATAAGAGGAAGCAGACGTGGTGGACGAGGCAACTGGAGATGAGGAAGAGGCAGATGACGTGTTGGAGGGTTCTGTGCACAAAAGGAAGCTTGGAAACAAAGTCAAAACAGAGACAAGAGTCACATTACGTGCTTCAACTGCGATAAGCTCAGCCATTAGGCTTCCGAGTGTCCCGACAAGTTGCTTAAGTTACAAGAAACCACTGAGAAGAAGGATGAAGATACACAAGAAGCAGATGAATTGATGATGCATGAAGTGGTGTATCTTAATGAGAAGAAAGTGAAACCAAACACTTTTGACGTTTAACAAAACATGGAGAACGTGTGGTATCTTGACAATGGAGCATGTAACCACATGACCGGAAATCGAATGTTTTTCTATAAACTTGATGAAGGTGCTACAGGAAAAGTCCGATTCGGCGACGACTCTTGTATTGATATCAAAGGAAAAGGCTCGATCAggtttgttttgaagaaaagaaaacactGAGTAATGTCTACTACATCCTTGGATTACGAAGCAACCTTGTAAGCTTGGGACAAGGCACCGAAGCTGGGTGTGAAGTAAGGATGAAAGACGACCTATTGATGCTTTTTGATCGGATATGATATCTAATGATCAAGACGACGAGATCAAAGAATCGCTTGTATAAAGTGAACAATGCAGGCTGATATCATCGAGTGCTTACAAATTACGTCGTCTACCGAATCGTCAAAGTGGCACGCGAGACTAGGACATGGCAATACTGAGACCATGAAGACGATGATAAGCAAGGAATTGGTTGTTGGCATACCGGACATAACAATCATGAAAGAAACCTGTGTATCTTGCTAACTTGGGAAGCAAACAAGGAAGCCATTCCCGCAAACTACCTCGTACAGAGCCACACAACCTCTTGAGCTTGTTCATGGAGAACTCTGCAGGCCCATCACTCCTCCCACACCAGGACAGAAGCGATACGTGTTCGTGTTAATCGATGATTTCTCACGATATATGTGGACCATAATTCTTAAGGAGAAGAGTGAGGCTTTtgcaaaattcaaaatattcataaaactttcagaaaaagaaacaaaggcAATGGTGAAGACGTTCCGAACAGACAGAGGATGAGAGTTCATCTCTGATGAGTTTGGTAGCTATTGCGATACACATGGAATCAACAGGCACATGACAGCTCCATATTCTCTGCAGTAAAACGGAGTTGTCGAGAGACGAAATAGAAATTTACTCGAGATGACCAGAAGCCTGTTGAAGCACATGAGTATACCAAATAGGTTGTGGGGAGAAGCGGTCAGACATGATACCTACTTGCTCAATAGAGTCGCAACAAGATCTCTACTTGGACAATCACCATACGAAGCCTTGAGAAAGAAGAAACCAAACGTCACACATCTCAGGGTTTTTGGGTGTGTTTGTTATGCAAGAACATAGATCGCAGGTAGAAAGAAGCTTGATGATCGATCAAGAGCGTTGGTACACTTGGGAACAGAGCCCGGCTCGAAAACGTATCGACTACTTGATCCCTCAAGCAAGAAGAAAGTGGTTAGTCAAGACGTACACTTCGACAAAGAGAAACAATGGAACTGGAACGATACAGTAGGAGGAAAGGAAACAAAGCATGATACGTTTGAGTTTGAGCTGGCGCCTTTAACAGGTAGTGGTAATCATTCTGGAGCTCCAACTGAAAGTGAGAGTGAAAACGATGAGGTAGAAGTCTtggacgaagaagatgatgaagaagaagaaacatagcTAAGAAGATCAGATAGAGTGAGAACTAAACCTTCCTACTTAGACGACTATATACTTCTGGCCGAGATAGAGTGTGAGAGACTCTTAATGGTGATTAACAACAAACCATGGGACTTCAACGAGGCTAAATGGCAAAAGGTTTGGGTGAATGCATGTGAGGAGGAACTAAGCTCGATCGAGAAGAATAAGACTTAAATCCTTGTTGATCTACCAAGAGGTTTCAAGTCTATTGGACTAAAGTGGGTattcaagataaaaaaaaacgcaGATGAAAGTATAAGTAAATACAAAGCACGATTAGTGGCAAAAGGATATGTCCAACGGCTGACATTGATTATGACGAAGTCTTTGCACCCGTAGCTCTTGTTGAGACGATCAGATTGGTCATTGCACTCGCAGCGTCAAAGGTATGGGAGATTCACCATCTTGATGTCAAGACAGCGTTCTTACACGGGTAGTTGAAGGAAGAAGTTTACGTCACTCAGCCCGAAGGGTTCGTGATCAAGGGTAAAGAGGAGAAAGTTTACAAGTTGCATAAAGCTCTCTACGGCTTGAGACAGACACCTAGGGCGTGGAACGTCAAACTCAACCAAATATTGAAGGAACTTGGGTTCACCCGTTGCTCTAAAGAGCCATACTGTATATAAAGGAAGAAAAAGGCGATCTTCTAGTTGTTTGCATATATGCTGATGACCTACTCGTCACAGGTTTCATCTTTGAGACTGATCGTTGAGTTTAAGCAAGAGATGGCTCGGAAGTTTGAGATTAGTGACCTTGGTAAACTAACCTATGATCTGGGTATTGATGTACGACAAACTGATGAAGGTATTGTGTTGTCACAAGACAAATATGCTCATAAgatctttgaggaagccggtaTGCATAAGTGCAATCTTACTCATATCCCTATGGACATGAACATGAGACTCTCCAAGTCACCTCGAGAAACTAGCATTGACGAAAGGGAGTACAAACGAAGCATTGGTTGCCTCCAGTATCAATTAGTGTTGGTGTGCTTAGTAGATATATGCAAGAACCTAAGGATACCCACAGAGCAGATTTGAAGCAAATCTTCTGGTACTTGTGTGGTACTACTTCTTTTGGTTTACGTTTCACGAGAGCAACAAAGCAAGAGCAGGTGGGTTTTAGTGATAGCTTTCACAATGTTGATAATGCTGACGGTAAGAGTACGACTGGTCATATTTTCTATCTTGGTGATAGTCCTATAACATGGTGTTCTCAAAAGTAAGAGATTGTGGCATTATCGTCGTGTGAAGCAGAATTTATGGTGGCTACGGAAGCTGCGAAGCAGGCAATATGGCTCCAGGAGCTTTTGAGTGAAGTCGTTGGTGATGACTGCAAGATGGTGGCTATTCAAGTTGATAACAAGTCAGTGATCTGATATACTTACGAAAGCCCTTACTCGAATTTGATTCAAAGAAATGAGAGAATTCATTGGAGTACAAGTCGTGTGTGAAGATGAAGTCAAGTTTAAGGGGAAGAATGTTGGTTTACGCTTGGAGTTAGCTTGAACCACAAGCTATCGTAATCCTATTTATTAGgattatctataaaaaaattagaaaatatagaAAGTATTATTACTAATAGGATTAGGAATTGTCTggtcttatatatattatgcttaTGATGTTGAATTACTTACGGATTGTGTGAATGATTAGCTTTAGTCTTGAATTGTTTTTGATAAAGCTTTGGGTGATTAATAAGAGAAAGACTTCTTGTTAAAGTGATTGAGAttctatatatattactaaagaATATATCGTAGGGTAATAACCAATTTGTTTCGTCGGGCAACGATgtctttcaaaaataaattaagattaGTCTTTCAATAGCGTTTATTGTTGGTTATTGCTAATAGTGAAGCAATGTCAACACTAATACaatatagttatatattaaGCCACATAGTCACAGTAGTAAGTCTGAGCTGGCAAAGAAGGGCCTACGTTGTTCGATAGCATCCTTTACCATACATCTCAAACTCAAGCAAGATAGCGGAGACTCCTAGAAAAAATATAGATA contains these protein-coding regions:
- the LOC111205750 gene encoding uncharacterized mitochondrial protein AtMg00810-like, translated to MTYSSQVSSLRLIVEFKQEMARKFEISDLGKLTYDLGIDVRQTDEGIVLSQDKYAHKIFEEAGMHKCNLTHIPMDMNMRLSKSPRETSIDEREYMQEPKDTHRADLKQIFWYLCGTTSFGLRFTRATKQEQVGFSDSFHNVDNADEIVALSSCEAEFMVATEAAKQAIWLQELLSEVVGDDCKMVAIQVDNKSVI